One Halomonas sp. THAF5a genomic region harbors:
- a CDS encoding VOC family protein, with product MNPRISMITLGVSDLARSIRFYEQGLGLPRMNSPPEAAFFPLNGSWLGLYGREALAEDAGVPAEGSGFRGVALAHNLGSEAEVDALIAQAVAAGATLVKPAQPVFWGGYSGYFADPDGHLWEVAFNPFCWIGPSDGLS from the coding sequence ATGAATCCCAGAATCAGTATGATTACCCTAGGCGTCAGCGATCTGGCGCGCTCGATCCGCTTCTACGAGCAGGGCCTGGGCCTGCCGCGCATGAACTCGCCCCCGGAAGCGGCGTTCTTTCCGCTCAACGGCAGCTGGCTGGGCCTGTATGGCCGCGAGGCGCTCGCCGAGGACGCCGGCGTGCCGGCCGAAGGAAGCGGCTTTCGCGGGGTTGCGCTGGCCCATAACCTCGGCTCCGAGGCGGAGGTCGACGCACTCATCGCCCAGGCGGTGGCCGCGGGTGCCACCCTGGTCAAGCCCGCGCAGCCGGTCTTCTGGGGCGGCTATTCCGGCTACTTCGCCGACCCCGACGGTCACCTGTGGGAGGTGGCCTTCAACCCCTTCTGCTGGATAGGGCCGAGTGATGGTCTCTCTTAG